A region of the Litchfieldia alkalitelluris genome:
CAAGACGTGTTTCTATTGATCTTGGTAAGAAATATGAGGAACTAAATTTAATTGTTACTCATATGGGGGGCGGAATAACGGTCGGTGCTCATAAAAAAGGAAAAGTAATTGATGTAAATAATGGTCTACATGGTGACGGTCCATTTAGCCCGGAGCGAGCTGGTACAGTGCCAGCAGGTGATTTAGTTTCCTTGTGTTTTTCAGGTGATTACTACCGTGAGGAAATTATGAAAAAACTTGTTGGTCAAGGTGGACTTGTTGGATATTTAGACACAAATGATGCAGTGAAAGTTGAAAAAATGATTAAAGCAGGGAATGAAAAGGCAAAACTTGTATATAACGCAATGGCTTATCAGGTTGCAAAGGAAATCGGTTCAGCAAGTGCAGTATTAGCAGGTCGGGTTGATGCGATTATTTTAACAGGTGGAATAGCTTATAGTAAGGTATTTGTTGCGGAGATTTCGAGTCGAGTGGATTGGATCGCTGATGTGATTGTCCATGCCGGTGAAAACGAGCTGCAAGCACTTGCTGAAGGAGCATTACGTGTGCTACGGGGAGAAGAGCAAGAAAAAGAATATCCAAATAAACACTTAGAAAGAGCTGTTTTTGAATAAGGATCTTTTCTTTTACTAAGAAAAAAACCTTGGATAATGAGAGGAGAGCTTAACAATGGCTTCAGAAGAATATGATGTAGTGGTCCTTGGCGGTGGAACTGGTGGCTATGTAGCTGCAATTCGAGCATCACAGCTTGGACTGAAGGTAGCGGTGGTTGAAAAAGCTAAACTAGGTGGCACATGCCTCCATTCTGGGTGTATACCTAGTAAAGCACTTTTACGAAGTGCTGAAGTATATGCACAAACAAGAAACAGTGAGGAGTTTGGGGTAGAAACTTCTGATGTTACTCTTAACTTTTCAAGGGTTCAAGAAAGAAAAACTAAAATTATTAATCAGCTTTATAAAGGTGTACAGCATTTAATGAAGCAAGGGAAAATTAGCATCTATGAAGGAACAGGCCGCATATTAGGCCCATCCATTTTTTCTCCAATGCCTGGTACAATTTCTGTTGAAATGAACAATGGTGACGATAATATCATGCTTATCCCTAAAAATGTAGTGATTGCAACAGGTTCAAGGCCCCGAACACTACCTGGGCTTGATGTGGATAATGAATTGATTTTAACCTCGGATCAAGCTCTTGAATTGTCAGAATTACCGAAATCAATGCTTATCGTTGGCGGTGGGGTTATAGGTATTGAATGGGCTTCTATGCTTTCAGATTTTGGTGTAGAAATCACTGTGCTAGAATACTCAGATCGAATCTTGCCAACTGAAGATGCTGAGGTTTCAAAGGAAATGCAGAGGGTTATGAAGAAAAAAGGCATTAAAATTATTACTGGGGCAAAAGTTTTACCTGAGACGCTATCTAAAGATAGTCAAGGTGTCACAATTGGTGCAGAACATAAAGGGACTACTAAAACCTTTACTGCAGAAAAGCTTTTACAGTCAGTAGGACGCCAGGCCAATGTTGAGGGAATTGGATTAGAAAATACAGAGATTCAAATTGAGAATGGCTATATAGCAACAAATGAATTTTATCAAACGAAAGAATCTCATATATATGCAATTGGTGATGTGATAGGTGGTTTGCAGTTGGCACATGTTGCTTCACATGAGGGGATTGTTGCGGTTGAACATATTGCAAATGAACAGCCACTAGCTATCAACTATGCAAATGTTTCGAAGTGTGTATACAGCAGCCCTGAGATTGCTAGTGTTGGATATACTGAAGACGAAGCAAGAAAATTAGGTTACTCGATTAAAACAGGGAAATTCTCGTTTAAAGCCATCGGAAAAGCACTTGTTTTTGGAGAATCAGATGGATTTGTTAAAATAGTTGTTGATGAAATCACGAATGATATATTGGGTGTTCATATGATTGGTCCCCATGTTACAGATATGATTTCTGAAGCTGGGCTAGCTCGTGTATTGGATGCAACCCCATGGGAAGTTGCACACACCATACACCCACACCCATCATTATCAGAAGCAATAGGCGAAGCAGCCCTAGCCGTTGAAGGTAAAGCGATTCATTCTTAATGAGTAAAAGAAAAAGTTTCGGTTCGGTTCTACTCACAAGTTAGGTATGAGAATGAGTATTTACACGATGGCGGATGAAAAGGTTCTCGAACTAGTGTGAAATGAGCGAAGAGCCACTTGACTCCTGCGGGATCCAGTGGTCTCGTGAGACCCCGCAGGAGCCCTCGGGCGACGAGGAGGCTCACGGGCC
Encoded here:
- the buk gene encoding butyrate kinase; the protein is MQYKEFRILVINPGSTSTKIGVFENERSMFEKTIRHDSDVINTFDSIISQYEFRKNTILETLDSEGINISKISAVCGRGGLLRPIEGGTYAVNDLMLQDLKAGYAGQHASNLGGIIAYEIATALNIPSYIVDPVVVDELEPIAKISGFPLIERRSIFHALNQKAVARRVSIDLGKKYEELNLIVTHMGGGITVGAHKKGKVIDVNNGLHGDGPFSPERAGTVPAGDLVSLCFSGDYYREEIMKKLVGQGGLVGYLDTNDAVKVEKMIKAGNEKAKLVYNAMAYQVAKEIGSASAVLAGRVDAIILTGGIAYSKVFVAEISSRVDWIADVIVHAGENELQALAEGALRVLRGEEQEKEYPNKHLERAVFE
- the lpdA gene encoding dihydrolipoyl dehydrogenase yields the protein MASEEYDVVVLGGGTGGYVAAIRASQLGLKVAVVEKAKLGGTCLHSGCIPSKALLRSAEVYAQTRNSEEFGVETSDVTLNFSRVQERKTKIINQLYKGVQHLMKQGKISIYEGTGRILGPSIFSPMPGTISVEMNNGDDNIMLIPKNVVIATGSRPRTLPGLDVDNELILTSDQALELSELPKSMLIVGGGVIGIEWASMLSDFGVEITVLEYSDRILPTEDAEVSKEMQRVMKKKGIKIITGAKVLPETLSKDSQGVTIGAEHKGTTKTFTAEKLLQSVGRQANVEGIGLENTEIQIENGYIATNEFYQTKESHIYAIGDVIGGLQLAHVASHEGIVAVEHIANEQPLAINYANVSKCVYSSPEIASVGYTEDEARKLGYSIKTGKFSFKAIGKALVFGESDGFVKIVVDEITNDILGVHMIGPHVTDMISEAGLARVLDATPWEVAHTIHPHPSLSEAIGEAALAVEGKAIHS